From the Lathyrus oleraceus cultivar Zhongwan6 chromosome 4, CAAS_Psat_ZW6_1.0, whole genome shotgun sequence genome, one window contains:
- the LOC127135135 gene encoding IQ domain-containing protein IQM1, whose protein sequence is MDSSKTNLPVLSLPKADSELDAAAIKIQKVYKSYQTRKNLADCAIIVEELWWRAFYSTALERNTVSFVDGEESVSELDAAATKIQKVYKGYRTRRKLEECAVLVEESWQKLLDFAALKRSSASFFDVHSETYVQKPET, encoded by the coding sequence ATGGATTCATCAAAAACTAATCTTCCAGTGCTGTCTCTGCCTAAAGCAGACTCTGAGCTTGATGCTGCTGCAATTAAAATTCAAAAGGTTTACAAGAGTTACCAAACTAGAAAAAACCTTGCAGATTGTGCTATTATTGTGGAAGAGTTATGGTGGAGGGCATTTTATTCTACTGCTCTTGAAAGAAACACTGTTTCGTTTGTTGATGGTGAGGAATCTGTCTCCGAGCTTGATGCTGCTGCAACTAAAATTCAAAAGGTTTACAAGGGTTACCGTACTAGAAGAAAGCTTGAAGAATGTGCAGTGTTAGTGGAAGAAAGTTGGCAGAAGCTATTGGATTTTGCTGCTCTTAAAAGGAGTTCTGCTTCATTCTTTGATGTTCATTCAGAAACTTATGTTCAGAAACCTGAAACCTAA